atacatttacataaGGGCTCCACACCACATAAATGTAGAAATTTATAATGCAATCCTATAATAATTACCATAAATAACCCAGCTGCTCTAGACCAGGAACCTTGGAGGTATGGATTAGGAATAGGTATCTCAGGAAGGGATCCCATGGGATGGTTAGCTCTTAGACTAGTCACCAACTCCAACCTGAGCCCATCCAGGATTACTATAACTCTCAGTTCCACTACTTCCTTTAACCCATCGGACAATGACCCtaagatagtaaaaataattaaggtAACTGATTTGAAGCCAACTTTAGAAATTAAGACTGAATATGGGAATGCAAATGCCTGGGTTGAATGGGTCAAATTTTCAGTACTAGTCTTAATAAGGGAAACTGTTATGCATGCTCTGCAGGGCAGCCTCAGGCACAAGTGGTTCCATTTACCCTAGGATAGGATACCAATGCTGATGGAATGCGTTGCATGTTGGCTGTATACCAGGACAGGGATGCATGGGGAAATGAGACTTGCAAAAGTTTATCATTGCTCTTTCTCACCTCGCGGAGACCAGACCCTGGAGCAATCCCCTCATTCTCCACAGGAAATATGAACCACTCCTCTTGCCTCTCTAGGCAGGGGGTAGAGTTCAATAAGCCCATAGAACTCTCAACTTGTACCTACTTACTAAACGTTACTGGTGAGTCAAACAAAGGCAACTACTCTGTTATTCATATACCCTGGGCTGATTTCTGGTGGTATTGTGGAAAGAGGAATCTCCATGACCTATTACCATCCAATTAGAGCAGGACTTGTGCCTTAGTTCAATTGGTCATTCCATTCAACCTGGCATTCCATAAGATCCTCAGGAATCCACGTGGCCACCGAAGTCGGAGAGATCTAACAAATTTTTTTGAACCCAACATTTATATTGACTCAATTGGAGTCCCTAAAGGAGTACCTAATAAATATAAGGCCCAAAGCCAAATAACTGCTGGGTTTAAATCAGCACTTTTCTGGTGGTCAACTactaataaaaatgtgaattggATTAATTACCTCTATTAGAATCAACAAAGATTCATCAACTATACTTGAGATGCTCTCAAAGGAGTGGCTAGCCAGTTAGATGTCACCAGCCAAGTGGCCTGGGAGAACAGACTTGCACTAGATATGATCTTAGCAGAAAAAGGGGATGTATGCATCATGCTGGGTGGAAAAGTGTTGCATTTTCATTCCTAACAATACTGCCCCAGATAAAACCATCACAAAGGCATTACAAGGGTTAACAACTTTAGTCAATGAATTGGCAGAAAATGCCAGAATTAATGACCCATTTACTGATTGGCTAGAGAGTTGGTTCGGGAAATGGAAAGGAATGGTAGCCTCCGTTCTAACACTCTTTATAATAGTGGCTAGAGTCCTCACAGCTGTAGGGCATCCCCTGTGTTAGAGGGTTAACCCAAAAATTAATCGAAACAGTCATTAACAGAAAAATGCCCACATCAACTATTATTAGAAACTAAACCAGATCTACTCTCTTGTAATGAAGAGAGTCAACAGTTCTTGAAATGATTTCAGGACCAAAGGACACAAAAATAAATGCGGAAATGGGACCAAagggagtaaaaagaaaaagaggagggaattgaaggaaataatgtatacagTGGTCCATTGTCAAGACAAAGTGCCTTTTTCACAGGAGGacaagacaggtagatcacctgagcccaggagttcaagaccagcctgagcaacatagtgagaccctgtctgtacaaaaaatattttaaaaaattaactgggcatggtggcacatgcctgtagtcccagctactcaggaggctgaggtgggaggatcttttgagcctggaaggcagagattgcagtgagccgagatcatgccagtgcactccaacctgggtgacagagtgagaacttgtctcaaaaaaaaaaaaaaaaaaacaaaaccaaaaacctaagCCTCtagaggtagatactattatctcctttatacagataaagaaatagagGCACAAGAAGATTGAATAAATTTCCAAATGTGCCCCAGCTAGAAAGTTACATGGCTGAGAGTTGAACCCAGGTAGCATAGTTCCAAGGTCCAGGCTCTTATCTATTATATTGTGCCACATCCCAAGTAGCCAACTGAGATTTCTGAAACTTAACTGACATAATGGATGGAATTTTGAAAATTGAGGAAAGTTGAAAAGATTTAGGACTATTATTCTAAGTCACAACTACTGGGCCAGAGCCTTGGCATCCAGATGTGTTTCTTGGGAACTTTTTAAGAAAGTTGCTCTGATGGGTGCTTTAGatcatcctcaccagcattctGTAGCCTAAACAAACAGTACTGTAGAATGGAATATTAACttcacaataaatgtttgttgagtgattttttttccctagctCTACTCCCATTCTTGGTCTGCAATCTCCCAAACTCTTCTTTCAGATCTATTTCACTTTCATGAGCTCCTCTCCTATTTCCATTGTATCTACCCCAACTGTGGTTTCCAGTAACTCAGACTTTTATTTACAAGGAGAGTGTCTTGGTTTCCACAAATGACTTAGCCTTAAACTTCCTCTGCTACCAGAAATCATGAGGACAGTGGAAAGTGCCCTGAACTTTAGCCTTGACTTAATTTGTGAAGATCTTAGAAAAAACACCTTATCTCTTTGGAGCTCAGTTCTCCTgtatgtaaaatggagataatgaccATATCTGACTTTGGAGGTGACAGAGCAGAAGCATCGCTATCTTGGACAAACCGCTTATTCTAAAGTTCGCCTTAATAATAACCACCTAAATCCAAAGGGtatcagcctaatggctaaggtcagcatgaccataaaccacaaataacatctccaaccagaaacattccaaactgCTCCCCGACCAGAGACATGCTAGCCAAGATAACTCCTCTCTGAGCTGGAAAGATATCTGCcccaagataacctcccctcctcccagggAGATTCCAACCCCACCATAAAGTTCTCCACACACATAAACATTCCAAGTTTCTGATAAGCCCCCTCACCCTAAAACCAATGtatactcttagtctgtaagagaatGTGCTCTTGACCGAAGTAGGCCAGGAGCGCTTCTCAGGTTTTACCTAAAGAAAACCTGTCTCTGACAGCCCTGTTTcgtgtttcttttcctttctttaactcttacaggagatataataaaattatttttaagctcAAAAGGTAACAggacttaaaagttaaataattgtATGTTATCATCAGAGACTCATTACCTTCAAACTATTATCTTAGAAAATGTTCGTTATTGATAGTAGCTTGTATTTGTCAACTTCACATGTTAAGATCAGGCTTATTGTGAGGTCAGTAAGTATGGGTTGGATACTCATGGTGACAACTGACTGCATATCCAGAGAGTCATGTCttcaacacacaacacacacacacacattagtgAGACACAATCACATCAGATGCCACATTAACCAGGAACTAAACTATTTCTACTGCTATTAAAGCAAATCAAATTTCTTTAGCTCCAGTTTCAGATAAATATTAAATTGCTTTGCAAAAGGTGACACAGGATGAACCTTTTAAATTAGTTAGTCTTTACGTGTTTTTCTGATAggattctattttttaaacattccagTTGTTTTTAACTGCTTTGAAAGAAGTTTTATCTGAAAACCCAGAATTGTCTGAACTTGAAGAAAACCTAAAAGATGAATAAATCCTAAGAGTATACTTTGTTCATTAACAACTTTCTTCAGAAGATAAATTCAGGAAAATTGCCAGCCTAGAGAATTCTTAGCATTCCCCAAGCATTAGAGGAATACAAGTTATAAGAGTGATGTGTAATTTTGAGAAGGGAAGAGTCTCCAGTGCCAGAGTTTCCCACCTGAACACCACAGCCTCTAAGGAGACAAGCCCTAGGGTATAAAGAGTCTTGATTTTCTGAAGACAGAATTGTCAGCAAGGCATGCTAATTGTGTTTCTTGAGGGCTTGTTAAGAAAATTGCCCTAGGGTCATTAGCGGGGGCATATGAGAATCATTTGCTAGAACTAATAGGGCTTCCTTCTTAGAGCTCTCAGAGCCGTAGAAATCCACAGCAGACCCACCTAATTTTCCCACCTCCCAACATGATCGTTCTACTCCAGCCAGTCCTGACTGTTTAGGTCTTTGCATAGGCCATTCCACATGGAATGCTCTCTCCTCCCACTTCCCAGCTGTCTCCTCACTCATTCATAAATGCTTCATATAGGTCTcttcttcaaaatgttttctaactATGCTTAGGTTAGATGAAAGCTTTTGCATCCCCATGAACTCTCGGCACCTAACTCTGGCCTCAGAAACAAACAGAATATCAGACTGGAAGAGATCTTCTATGGTCCAGTACACATCTTGTCCTTCAGTCCCTTTGAAAAAAAGAGCTGCTAACTTGCCATTCAAATATATTTGCATAAGGCTATTTCAAATGCTTGTGGCTTGGACTGTCCATTCTCTCATTcatgataaacacacacacaaaaactctGTAAACTGGatatggaaagaaacttcctCACTCTGATAAAGACCATCTACAAAAATTTCCAGCAAACTCACACATTGTGATGAAAGACTAAATACTCTCCCCCTAAATCAGTACGAAGACAAAGATGTTTGCTCTCATTGACCTTTATTCAAAAcagtactggaaattctagctagtgtaataaggcaagaaaagagattgaaaaggaagaagtaaaactgtttcTATTTGTTTGCAGCTAACCTAATCatcaacataaaaacaaaaacaaacacacaaaaactcCACATAAACACTCCTGGAGTTAATGTAGCAATGTAACacaccaaaacttatgggataccAGTGCTTAATGGGAAATTTGTATCtctaaatgcctatattaaaacagaagaaagatctcaagttaataACCTAATCTTTCACTTTTAGAAAGGTAGAAAAGCAAACTAAACTGAAAGCaagcagaaaggagaaataaagatttagtggaaataaataaaatgggagatagaaaaaatagagaaaataaacaaaaccaaaagttgattattttaaaatatcaacaaaattgacaaacctttagctagactgaccaGGAAAAGAAAAGGCTTAACATACTAAAATCCAAAGTGAAAGAGAGGGCATTGATATGGaccttacaaaataaaaaaggaatataagGAGATACTATAAAcaactgtatgccaacaaattaatCTAGAAGACATAGGCACATTTCTAGAAAGATGTAAATGATCAGAATtgactttaaaaatagaagattctCATAGACCTATGCAGGTAAAGAGATTTAatcagtaatttataaatttcccaaaataaaaGCCTGTGAACGGAtggctttactggtgaattctatcaaaagTTTAAAGAATCAATGCCAATCCTTTCAAACTTtctgaaagaagaagaagaagaagaagaagaagaagaagaagaagaagaagaagaagaagaagaagaagaagaagaagaagaagaagaggaggaggaggaggaggaggaggaggaggaggaggaggaggaggaggaggaggaggaagaagaagaagaagaagaggaagaagaagaagaagaagaagaagaagaagaagaagaaggaggaggaggaggaggaggagcgagaggaggaggaagatgagaaggaggaggaagagaaggaggagggggaggaggaacaggaggaggagggggaggagggggaggaggaggggggaggaagaacaggagggggaggagggggaggaggaagaagaggggaggaggaggtggcggaacaggaggaggagggggaggaggaacaggaggagggggaagaggaagaggaggaggagggggagcatgagggggaggaggagaagaaggaggaggaggaaaaaagaagatgaaaagcaagaagaaaaagatgaagaggaataagaaggaggaggagaaggtagTGCTTCCCaattcattctataaggccaaTGTTACTCTCATACCAAAATCACACTAacacatcacaagaaaactatagactTGTATCTCTTATAagcatagacacaaaaatccttaacaaattCTAGAACACTGAATCTAGCAACACGTAAAGTCATATGCCATGACTAACTGTGATTCATCCAAGGAATGGAAGGTTGATTCAACATCTAAAACATTCATCAATATAAATACCATGTTAATGGAATAAAAGGCAAAAAGCCTGATAATCCTGGCAGAGGATACAGAGAAACCATTTCACGTAATCCAACACTCTTTCATTAAAAGCATTCAATAATTTAGGACTAAAAATGAACTTCTTTAACCTAATAAAGGGCTTGTATAAAAAACTTGCAGCTAACATCATAGTTATTGGTGAAAGATTGAAAGCTTTCCTTCTAAGACCTGTAGTAAGATAAGAATGTCCACTCTCACTACTGCTAttaaacattgtactggaggttctagtcAGGGcaattatgtaagaaaaaaaattttaaggcacCCAGATTCGAAATGGAAGATTTCTGTTTGCCATATATAGAAATTCTACAGAATTTGTACTCACAacaactgttagaactaataagttCAGCAAGGTTTCAGaatataagatcaatatacaaatatcAGTTGTAGTTCTATATACTagcaaagaaaaattcaaaatgatattAGGAAAACAAGTCCATCTACtctaatagcatcaaaaataataaaatatctaggaaaaaataacaaaagcagcaCAGGACTTGGACACTGAAAACTACTAAACATCATTGACAGACATTAAAGATAACctaaaagaacagaaagacaGCTCATGTCCATCAATCAggagacttaatattgttaatatggcAATATTCTCCCCAAAAAGCTACAGATTTAACACATCCCTGTGAAAACTCGTTACCTTTTTgaaagaaattgacaagctgtttctaaaatttacataattCAAGAGATCCAGAATAGACAACACAATCTTGAAGAAGAGCAAAGTTAAGAGAGCTCActcttcccaatttcaaaacttgctaCAAAGCTAGATGAATCAAGACTACGTGATACTGGTACAAGCATAGACAtgtagataaacaaaatagaattgtgagcccagaaaaaaaacacatatgtCTATGGCGGAGTTGCAAAAATAATTCAGGGAGATCAATAGAATATAATTGAAAGTCTATAAATAAACCCTTAGATACAACACTTAAACCaaaaacaactaaagaaaaagataagttgGACTCTATCAAAATTAgaatacttttgtgtttttaaggaCACTATTAAAAACGTGAAAAGATGACccaaagaatgagagagaatgttagaaatcatatatctgataagggtctagtatctattagtaattgtgggttttgccattaaaagtaatgacaattgcttttgcttttgcatCAACTAACAGAATACGTGAACAACTCattactcaataataaaaagataattcagtttaaaaacgggcaaaggatttgaatagccACTTCTCTAAGCCAAAGAAACAAATGGTCAGTAAGCAGTGTGTTCCATATCATGAAAAGTGTTCCATATCATTAGCCTTCAGaacaatgcaaatcaaaactataatgagatgcCACATGATAACTACTAGAATGACTATCATCAAAAAGATGGACAACAAGAAGttctggcaaggatgtggagaaattaaaatGCTCATACATTGccgatgggaatgtaaaatggtgcagccacttggAAAACAATTGGCAACTCCTCAAAAAGTTGAACACAGAATTAccctatgacctagcaattccactcctaggtatatacccaaaataaatgaaaacatatgttcacatagTTTCAGAGGGATCATgaccctgctgacactttgaattcagacttctagcctcctgAAAccgagagaataaatttctgttgttttaagcccctCTATTTGTGCTACTTTGATGACAGCCCTGGCAACTAATACAGCGAGGTGACCAAGGATCTGTGAAAGCCTGTATGAGGAAGGCACTGGAAAGAGAACCACATCCAAATCTTTGTTACTTTCTCAGGTTTTTCAGAGTTGCTAAACTTCAAAATACCAAAAGGTCTTTTTTAATGGAAgtcaaattttatcaaatgaaatGTGTCCTAAGATTTATCAAGTGCCTTTGCAATATCcataaaatatcaataaagtgCCTTTGCAATATCcataaaatatcaataaagtgCCTTTGCAATATCcataaaatatcaataaagtgCCTTTGCAATATCCATAAAATATCAATGctcttttgttcatttaaaatagcaaaagagAATCCTCACTTGCCTCTCCCCACcttctttctattattattattattattttttgagatgaagtcttgctctgtcacccaggctggagtgcagtggcaggatctcggctcactgcaacctctgcctcctgggttcaaatgattctcctgcctcagccccctgagtagctgggactacaggcatgtagtGCAGTGGTCTAAACTGGACCACTAGTAGCTCCATTTCTCTTTCTGCAGCTGAAGGAGAATGGAAGACTTCTGGGATAACCACAGCTTCGTGTCTGAGTTCATCCTTCTGGGTTTCTCCAGGGATTCCCGAATTAATGCAATCCTCTTCaacatctttctcttcctctacCTCTCTACACTTGTGGGCAATGGGCTCATTGTCATCTTGATCCACCTTGACTCCCACCTCCACACACCCATGTACTTCCTCCTTAGTGCCCTTTCCATGCTGGACATGAGCTACGTTACCACTACTGTGCCCCAGATGTTGGTGCATCTGGTCTGCCAGAAGAAAATTATCTCCTATGTTGGATGTGTGTCCCAGATGTACATCTTCTTGGTTTTGGGAATCACTGAAGGCTGGCTGTTCTCTGTCATGGCTTATGATAGATATGTGGCCATCTGCTACCCACTCAGATACAAGGTTATTATGAGTCCATGGCTATGTGGAGCAATGATAGTCTTTTGTGGACTGTGGGGTGTCAGCTGTTCCCTAGTCTATACTGTCTTCACCATGTGCCTGCCCTACTGTGGTCCCAATGAGATCAACCACTTTTTCTGTGAGGTCCCTGCTGTTCTGAAGCTAACCTGTGCAGACACATCCCTCAATGACCAAGTAGATTTCATCCTGGGCTTCATCCTTCTCCTGGTacctctttccttcattctgtCCTCTTATGTCTGCATCTTTGCCACTATCTTGAAAATCCGCTCAGCCCAGGGTCGACTCAAGGCCTTCTTCACCTGTGCATCCCACATCACTGTGATCACCATGTTCTGTGGACCAGCCATGTTTATGTACATGAACCCTGGGGCCAGTGCCTCCCCAGAGAGGGACAAGATACTGGCTCTGTTCTACAATGTCATCTCTGCCTTTCTCAACCCCATAATCTACAGCCTCAGAAACAAAGATGTGAAGAAGGCTTTCCTCAAAGTaacaggctggggcagggtccCTGAGTGAGACTACTGGAGCATAGAAGGCCACAACCAGATCTGAAATCACAGGATCTGTGgccatgttacccaggcaggaACCATTGACCGATGGTTAAGGCTGATGATATGTAAAGCTAAGTAGCTGGTGTAGACTTGCTGATGGCTCCAGCATCTGGGCTAGCCTCAACCATAAAAGACCCAACTGTAGACAGAGTGCCAAGTAGAATGTACTTTTGATTCATTTTCCCAGGGCTCAGCAAAGGGTCCCGCACAAAGCGTCATCAACGTTTGCTGATGGGGTGACTGAGTGTACAAGGATGTGACATAttaaataaactcaagatggctGTGATAAGATGGCTCCCAGGACTCCAGATCAGTGACCTTATTTTTATCTCAAACAAAACCATAAACAGATCTAAAGAAACATAGGAGAAAGGAAAAGTGACCCCAGGAATAGGGTTCATGGATTGGCCATTGTCCATATAGCATTTTCCACGGGAATGTGAGTCCCAGGCTGCCTAATCCATCTGGTTGTTGGAGAGGTGAGCTCCTGCGGGGGTGAAGAGGTATCTTGAGGGGTCTCTGGGTACACACACAAAACATTACCCAAATCATATCATAGTGATTAAGAGTTTATACTTGGTAGCCAAAccgtttccttatctgtaaaattgggtGATATTAGTAACAGCAAATCAtcacctcataggattgttgtgagaaggTAAAGTTCTTAAAACAGTGCTTGAATCCTTTGTATAGACACTGCTTCATATAGATGCTGCTATTCTTCTCATCGTCTACTTCTGTTCCTCAAATCTATAGTTACCAAGAAGATATCTGAGACCATTTCGCCTTAGAGAAAAGGACCATTCTGCTCTTTGAAAAGGGATAACTAGcattacaaatgaaaacattggcatttgtttaaatttcaaTCTGCTGTGGATTTAGTTAGCTTGGGACTGTCACCAAGAAGCTCATGAATTCAGAATCAGCAAAACCTTAAAAATTCACGACAGTTCCTCCAAGTGCTGCCGGAAAAggccctaatttcttttttttttttttttttttttttttaatttatttattattattatactttaagttgtagggtacatgtgcataacgtgcaggtttgttacatatgcacacttgtgccatgttgctgtgctgcacccatcaactcgtcatttacatcaggtataactcccaatgcaatccctcccccctcccccctccccatgataggccccggtgtgtgatgttccccttcctgagtccgagtgatctcattgttcagttcccacctatgagtgagaacatgcggtgtttggttttctgttcttgtgatagtttgctaagaatgatggattccagctgcatccaagtccctacaaaggactcaaactcatccttttttatggctgcatagtattccatggtgtatatgtgccacattttcttaatccaatctatcactgatggacatttgggttgattccaagtctttgctattgtgaatagtgctgcaataaacatacgtgtgcatgtgtctttatagcagcataatttataatcctttgggtatatacccagtaatgggatggctgggtcatatggtacatctagttctagatccttgaggaatcgccatactgttttccataatggttgaactagtttacaatcccaccaacagtgtaaaagtgttcctatttctccacatcctctccagcacctgttgtttcctgactttttaatgatcgccattctaactggtgtgagatggtatctcatggtggttttgatttgcatttctctgatggccagtgatgatgagcattttttcatgtgtctgttggctgtatgaatgtcttcttttgagaaatgtctgttcatgtcctttgcccactttttgatggggttgtttgtttttttcttgtaaatttgtttgagttctttgtaggttctggatattagccctttgtcagatgagtagattgcaaaaattttctcccattctgtaggttgcctgttcactctgatggtagtgtcttttgctgtgcagaagctctttagtttaatgagatcccatttgtcaattttggcttttgctgccgttgcttttggtgttttagacatgaaatctttgcccatgcctatgtcctgaatggtactacctaggttttcctctaggatttttatggtattaggtctaacatttaagtctctaatccatcttgaattaattttcgtataaggagtaaggaaaggatccagtttcagctttctacttatggctagccaattttcccagcaccatttattaaatagggaatcctttccccatttcttgtttctctcaggtttgtcaaagatcaaatggctgtagatgtgtggtattatttctgaggactctgttctgttccattggtctatatctctgttttggtaccagtaccatgctgttttggttactgtagccttgtagtatagtttgaagtcaggtagcgtgatgcctccagctttgttcttttgacttaggattgtcttggagatgtgggctcttttttggttccatatgaactttaaagcagttttttccaattctgtgaagaaactcattggtagcttgatggggatggcattgaatctataaattaccttgggcagtatggccattttcacaatattgattcttcctatccatgagcatggtatgttcttccatttgtttgtgtcaaaAGGCCCTAATTTCAACCAGTCAGCATGCCCCCAAAGACATCTTCATTGCCTTTTCATAAACCTTTTCATAAACAGTTCCTTAAATCTGAATTGAGTAATAATGGTGCTAATAGAGTACTTGATCCAAGGAGTTGCTGATGGGATATGATCAGCATATTGGATCGTAGGATCCAATAACTCCAATAACTCCAAGGGGTTGCAGTTGGATATGATAGTCATAGTGGTGCTGGCTTCTATTTCCAGTGCCAAGACCTTTACCCATGGTTTTGGCCCCTGATGGTCCCTGGCACCTTGGAGGAGGCATAGACAAGTGGCTCCACAGAATCCTAGGAAATTGTACTAACCACACATTGTCTACAGTATCAAGAAAGTCAGGGACACCTCCAGCGAAGCCTGATTCAGAGAGGAAAGCTTTCACAAGGAACTTCTTCCACCTTTACAGAATCTCCTCCAAATACTACCCTCACCCTTTTCACCACCAAAGGAAAACGGGGCAGGAATTCCAGCATTTTCTTAATCCttgtcattattctttttttttttttacttgaaattttcatatttattggagatctcttttagttgtttttaaatacagatttttatttaacCCTCTTGCATGTACATATCAAAtaacaaaaaagtgaaatattgaatgaatatgcatataaaataacaaaaaagtgaaatattgagATATCATCAAGAAATTTCTACAGCTTCACATTCAAACTCTTCAACACTTTCAGAGCTATTGATATGCATACATCCACCTAGTACCTTCTGTGCTTTCAGAGTTATTGGTAAGGCTGTATTTCCTGAGTGCTCTTACCACACTTatgtctggatttttttttacctAACTGCAGACCCACACTCCTGCAAGTTTTGATACCCTTCTGTTTGACAAAACTCAGTTTCACTTTTGCTGCAGTTTAATCACAGGTCCTAAGATAGAAGATCGGACCTGTGATTGATTTCTCACAAATTGATGTCATATTAACATGTTAATATGAAAATTATTGTTTGGTAAAGCAGAAGTGACCATCTGAAGCCCTCAAATATggtatttgtgtgtttattttttctttttcaagattctttttattattattattatactttaagttctagggtacatgtgcataacgtttgttatggtttgttacatatgtatacttgtgccatattggtgtgctgcacccatcaactcgtcagcacccatcaactcgtcctttacatcaggtataactcccaatgcaatccctctcccctccgccctccccataggccctggtgtgtgatgtttcccttcttgtgtccaagtgatctcattgttcagttcccacctatgagtgagaacatgtggtgtttggttttctgttcttgcaatagtttgctgagaatgatggtttccagctgcatccatgtccctacaaaggacacaaactcatccttttttatggctgcatagtattccatggtgtatatgtgc
This region of Macaca fascicularis isolate 582-1 chromosome 1, T2T-MFA8v1.1 genomic DNA includes:
- the LOC102143322 gene encoding putative olfactory receptor 2B3 produces the protein MEDFWDNHSFVSEFILLGFSRDSRINAILFNIFLFLYLSTLVGNGLIVILIHLDSHLHTPMYFLLSALSMLDMSYVTTTVPQMLVHLVCQKKIISYVGCVSQMYIFLVLGITEGWLFSVMAYDRYVAICYPLRYKVIMSPWLCGAMIVFCGLWGVSCSLVYTVFTMCLPYCGPNEINHFFCEVPAVLKLTCADTSLNDQVDFILGFILLLVPLSFILSSYVCIFATILKIRSAQGRLKAFFTCASHITVITMFCGPAMFMYMNPGASASPERDKILALFYNVISAFLNPIIYSLRNKDVKKAFLKVTGWGRVPE